From a single Planctellipticum variicoloris genomic region:
- a CDS encoding response regulator yields MTQRLLIADRWRLVAEHLRMLFIERGFEIEVATDGLDCLAKIQTYGPDAILIDEDLPWGGGAGVAAWLRDEMLRPIPVVMMTSSRHGGNDNNGIQYVQRPFRTATLLRTVATALDSAEPLTIDTASQVARHERVTSER; encoded by the coding sequence ATGACACAACGTCTGCTGATCGCCGACCGTTGGAGACTCGTCGCCGAACACCTGCGGATGCTCTTTATCGAACGCGGCTTCGAGATCGAGGTGGCGACAGACGGACTCGACTGCCTGGCAAAGATTCAGACATACGGTCCCGATGCAATCCTCATCGACGAGGACCTCCCCTGGGGGGGCGGCGCTGGAGTTGCCGCCTGGCTCCGCGACGAAATGCTTCGTCCCATCCCTGTAGTAATGATGACCAGCAGTCGACACGGCGGGAACGACAACAACGGCATCCAGTATGTCCAACGACCGTTCCGGACGGCGACGCTGCTCCGGACCGTTGCGACGGCGCTGGATTCCGCCGAGCCGCTGACGATTGACACCGCGAGTCAGGTCGCTCGGCA